One window from the genome of Paracoccus zhejiangensis encodes:
- a CDS encoding ribonuclease activity regulator RraA → MNQVTRDKLMGVSVATLASVLYKRGLRNQVIQGVHPLGWKGKNMVGPAFTLRYMPAREDRNPMTVFRNADHPQRVAIETCPPGAVLVMDSRKQANAASAGDILITRLMMRGAAGVVTDGGFRDAATIAELEMPAYHTRPSSPTNLTNNEAIAINEPIGCGDAPVFPGDIIVGDADCVIVIPAEIADECADEAAEMTVYEDFVIEKVKAGTPIIGLYPQTKAEFAGEFAAWRKSQNR, encoded by the coding sequence ATGAACCAAGTCACCCGCGACAAGCTGATGGGCGTGTCCGTCGCCACGCTGGCCAGCGTCCTCTACAAGCGCGGCCTGCGCAATCAGGTGATCCAGGGCGTCCATCCGCTTGGCTGGAAGGGCAAGAACATGGTGGGGCCAGCCTTCACCCTGCGCTACATGCCGGCGCGCGAGGATCGCAACCCGATGACGGTGTTCCGCAATGCCGATCATCCCCAGCGCGTCGCCATCGAGACCTGTCCGCCGGGCGCGGTGCTGGTGATGGACAGCCGCAAGCAGGCCAATGCCGCCTCGGCCGGTGACATCCTCATCACCCGGTTGATGATGCGCGGCGCGGCGGGGGTCGTCACCGATGGCGGCTTCCGCGACGCCGCCACCATCGCCGAACTGGAGATGCCAGCCTATCACACCCGCCCGTCCAGCCCGACCAACCTGACGAATAACGAGGCCATCGCCATCAACGAGCCGATCGGCTGCGGCGATGCCCCGGTCTTTCCGGGCGACATCATCGTGGGCGACGCCGATTGCGTCATCGTCATCCCCGCCGAGATCGCCGACGAATGCGCCGACGAGGCTGCCGAGATGACCGTCTACGAGGATTTCGTCATCGAGAAGGTCAAGGCCGGCACGCCGATCATCGGGCTGTACCCGCAGACCAAGGCCGAATTCGCCGGGGAATTCGCGGCATGGCGCAAGTCGCAGAACCGCTAA
- a CDS encoding LysR family transcriptional regulator encodes MSGPTIELNQLRYFVAVAEELNFRRAARRLNMTQPPLSRHIALLEHVLGARLFDRTNRSVRLTPAGRRLLADATDILTRTESAILSARQAARGQAGHIELGFVPSACLEVIPRIARRVREALPEVDLTLREVMTAEAVDALQAGSLDFAVIRLPRHNPGLPIEKLWSEPFVLAAPRGHPLLDQPEIPVSALHGIDFIGYSTERGGFLAEVVQGFLNAQGVTPRMIFAVAQSHTIMSLVDGGFGVALVPRSNSQIAMPNTEIRDIGLPPDALHSDLYLALRPKEPEPLVREIAALIRAELTPEILPRGEAG; translated from the coding sequence CGGACCGACGATCGAGTTGAACCAGCTGCGCTATTTCGTGGCCGTGGCCGAAGAGTTGAACTTCCGCCGCGCCGCGCGGCGGCTGAACATGACCCAGCCGCCCCTGTCGCGCCATATCGCGCTGCTGGAACATGTCCTTGGCGCGCGGCTGTTCGATCGCACCAACCGCTCGGTCCGGCTGACCCCGGCGGGGCGCAGGCTCCTCGCCGATGCGACCGATATCCTGACCCGCACCGAAAGCGCGATCCTGTCGGCACGGCAGGCGGCGCGCGGACAGGCCGGGCATATCGAACTGGGCTTCGTGCCCTCGGCCTGTCTCGAGGTTATTCCCCGCATTGCCCGCCGGGTGCGCGAGGCCTTGCCCGAGGTCGATCTGACCCTGCGCGAGGTGATGACCGCCGAGGCGGTCGATGCGCTGCAGGCGGGCAGTCTGGATTTCGCCGTCATCCGCCTGCCGCGCCACAATCCTGGCCTGCCGATCGAGAAACTGTGGAGCGAGCCCTTTGTCCTTGCCGCACCGCGCGGTCATCCGCTGCTGGATCAGCCCGAAATCCCGGTCAGCGCACTGCATGGCATCGACTTCATTGGCTATTCGACCGAACGTGGCGGCTTTCTGGCCGAGGTGGTACAGGGCTTTCTGAACGCGCAGGGGGTGACGCCGCGGATGATCTTTGCGGTGGCGCAAAGCCATACGATCATGTCGCTTGTCGATGGCGGTTTCGGCGTGGCGCTGGTGCCGCGTTCGAACAGCCAGATCGCCATGCCCAATACCGAGATCCGCGATATCGGCCTGCCGCCCGATGCGCTGCATTCCGATCTTTACCTGGCGCTGCGCCCCAAGGAACCCGAGCCACTGGTGCGCGAAATCGCCGCGCTGATCCGGGCGGAACTGACGCCCGAGATTCTGCCGCGCGGCGAGGCCGGTTAG
- a CDS encoding dihydrodipicolinate synthase family protein, whose product MAHDLDKALAGISGILVTPYDAAGEIAPAKLAPIIDRAIAAGVHMPVVNGNTGEFYALTTDEAVAMVGEVAALIDGRAPLLAGVGRGIRDAVRLARASADAGASALMVHQPPDPFVAPRGTVDYVRAISDASGLPIMLYLRNDAIGTKGIQALCEIPGVKGVKWATPNPMKLADAIAACDPAITWVCGLAEVWAPALYAVGARGFTSGLINVWPERSVAIHSALDAGDFAEARRLIAEMRAFEDIRAEELNGTNVTGVKAALQALGQDCGPTRPPSAWPLSDGQQAQLLAFLRANNLI is encoded by the coding sequence ATGGCTCACGATCTGGACAAGGCGCTGGCCGGGATCTCCGGCATTCTGGTCACCCCCTATGACGCGGCGGGCGAGATCGCTCCGGCGAAACTGGCGCCGATCATCGACCGGGCGATTGCGGCGGGCGTGCATATGCCGGTCGTCAACGGCAATACCGGCGAATTCTATGCCCTGACCACAGACGAGGCCGTTGCCATGGTCGGCGAGGTTGCGGCGCTGATCGACGGGCGGGCGCCGCTGCTGGCTGGTGTCGGGCGCGGCATCCGTGACGCGGTGCGGCTGGCCCGCGCGTCGGCCGATGCCGGGGCTTCTGCGCTGATGGTGCATCAGCCCCCCGATCCCTTCGTCGCCCCGCGCGGCACGGTGGATTATGTCAGGGCGATCTCGGACGCCTCGGGCCTGCCGATCATGCTCTATCTCAGGAACGACGCCATCGGCACCAAGGGGATACAGGCGCTCTGCGAGATCCCGGGCGTCAAGGGCGTGAAATGGGCGACGCCCAACCCGATGAAACTGGCCGACGCCATCGCCGCCTGCGATCCCGCGATCACCTGGGTCTGCGGTCTTGCCGAAGTCTGGGCGCCGGCGCTTTATGCCGTGGGCGCGCGGGGCTTTACCTCGGGGCTGATCAATGTCTGGCCGGAACGCTCGGTCGCCATCCACAGCGCGCTGGACGCAGGCGATTTCGCCGAGGCCCGTCGCCTGATCGCCGAGATGCGCGCCTTCGAGGATATCCGCGCCGAAGAGTTGAACGGCACCAATGTCACCGGCGTAAAGGCGGCGCTGCAGGCCCTCGGTCAGGATTGCGGCCCGACAAGACCGCCCTCGGCCTGGCCGCTGAGCGATGGACAACAGGCGCAGCTTCTGGCCTTCCTGCGCGCGAACAACCTGATCTGA
- a CDS encoding response regulator transcription factor — protein sequence MKNEQSPMAEENTTAPAGTVYIVDDDPDIRSSLSRALRVRGYAVESFDSAAGFLESYDGNPHGCLILDQGLPGMTGLELQKYLNQESRALPIIFITGHGGVPESVQAIKGGALDFLEKPFRQSELIERINTALESAERLMQVENQSRDARSKLERLTPREREIAGYMLANPGDLSSKGIARALDISPRTVDHHRARILEKLQIGSVAELIDLARRLNNPPVASREV from the coding sequence ACGAGCAATCACCCATGGCCGAAGAGAACACCACCGCCCCCGCCGGCACTGTCTACATCGTCGATGACGACCCGGATATCCGCTCGTCCCTGTCGCGGGCGCTGAGGGTTCGGGGCTATGCCGTGGAAAGTTTCGACTCGGCGGCGGGCTTTCTCGAAAGCTATGACGGCAATCCCCATGGCTGCCTGATCCTCGATCAGGGCCTACCGGGCATGACCGGGCTGGAGTTGCAGAAATACCTGAACCAGGAAAGCCGCGCCCTGCCGATCATCTTCATCACCGGTCATGGCGGCGTGCCGGAATCGGTGCAGGCAATCAAGGGCGGGGCGCTGGATTTCCTCGAAAAACCCTTCCGCCAGTCGGAGCTGATCGAGCGAATCAACACCGCGCTCGAATCGGCGGAACGGCTGATGCAGGTGGAAAACCAGAGCCGCGATGCCCGCTCGAAGCTGGAACGGCTGACCCCGCGCGAACGCGAGATTGCCGGTTACATGCTGGCCAATCCCGGCGATCTGTCCAGCAAGGGCATCGCTAGGGCGCTGGACATCAGCCCGCGCACCGTCGATCACCACCGGGCGCGCATTCTGGAAAAGCTGCAGATCGGATCGGTGGCCGAACTGATCGACCTGGCACGACGGCTGAATAATCCGCCCGTCGCCTCCCGCGAGGTCTGA
- the araD gene encoding L-arabinonate dehydratase, with protein MALDGRITADQLRSARWFAPDDLRSFGHRSRMMQLGYAEEEFVGKPIIGILNTWSELNSCHGHFPERVRDVKRGVLAAGGFPVEMPALSVDESFTKPTSMLYRNMLAMETEEMIRSHPLDGVVLMGGCDKTTPGLVMGAITAGVPMIFLPAGPMLRGNYAGKTLGSGSDAWKYWDERRAGNISDEEWLGIQGGIARSVGTCMTMGTASTMTSITEALGLSLPGSSSIPAADSGHQRMGSDCGRRIVDMVWEALTPDRIVTEAAVRNAAIVAMATGCSTNAVVHLIAMARRAGVDLTLDDLDALGRDTPMICNVRPSGKDYLMEDFYYAGGLRALMTQLTERLDLSALTVTGRTLGEGIEGAVVYNDDVIRPLSNPVYAEGSLALLRGNLCPDGAVIKPAACDPKYWVHEGPALVFDSYPEMKKAIDDETLDVTPDHVLVLRNAGPQGGPGMPEWGMLPIPKALIKQGHRDMLRISDARMSGTSYGACVLHVAPESFVGGPLALLKTGDIVRLDLPNRRLDMLVDEAEIARRRAEWTAPEPRFERGWGYMFSRHVTQADKGCDFDFLERGFGRAAGEPDIF; from the coding sequence ATGGCCTTGGACGGACGTATCACCGCAGACCAATTGCGCAGCGCACGCTGGTTTGCCCCCGACGATCTGCGCAGCTTTGGCCACCGCTCGCGGATGATGCAGCTGGGCTATGCGGAAGAGGAATTCGTCGGCAAGCCGATCATCGGCATCCTGAACACCTGGTCCGAACTGAATTCCTGCCACGGCCATTTCCCCGAACGGGTCAGGGACGTGAAGCGCGGCGTTCTGGCGGCAGGCGGCTTCCCGGTCGAGATGCCGGCCCTGTCGGTCGATGAAAGCTTCACCAAGCCGACCTCGATGCTTTATCGCAACATGCTGGCGATGGAGACCGAAGAGATGATCCGCTCGCACCCGCTGGACGGCGTGGTGCTGATGGGCGGCTGCGACAAGACCACGCCGGGGCTGGTCATGGGCGCGATCACGGCGGGCGTGCCGATGATCTTCCTGCCCGCCGGGCCGATGCTGCGCGGCAATTATGCCGGCAAGACGCTGGGGTCGGGCTCGGATGCGTGGAAATACTGGGACGAGCGCCGCGCCGGCAATATCTCGGACGAGGAATGGCTGGGCATCCAGGGCGGCATCGCCCGCTCGGTCGGCACCTGCATGACCATGGGCACCGCCTCGACCATGACCTCGATCACCGAGGCGCTTGGCCTCAGCCTGCCCGGTTCCTCCTCGATCCCCGCCGCCGATTCCGGCCACCAGCGCATGGGCAGCGATTGCGGCCGCCGCATCGTCGACATGGTCTGGGAGGCGCTGACCCCCGACCGCATCGTCACCGAGGCCGCCGTGCGCAATGCCGCCATCGTCGCCATGGCCACCGGCTGTTCGACCAATGCCGTGGTCCATCTGATCGCCATGGCCCGCCGCGCCGGGGTCGATCTGACGCTGGACGATCTGGACGCGCTTGGCCGCGACACGCCGATGATCTGCAATGTCCGTCCCTCGGGCAAAGATTACCTGATGGAAGATTTCTACTATGCCGGCGGCCTGCGCGCGCTGATGACGCAGCTGACCGAACGGCTGGACCTCTCGGCCCTGACCGTGACCGGCCGGACGCTTGGCGAGGGGATCGAGGGCGCCGTGGTCTATAATGACGACGTGATCCGCCCGCTGTCGAACCCGGTCTATGCCGAGGGCTCGCTGGCGCTGCTGCGCGGCAACCTCTGCCCCGATGGCGCGGTCATCAAGCCCGCCGCCTGCGATCCGAAATACTGGGTCCATGAAGGCCCGGCGCTGGTCTTTGACAGCTATCCCGAGATGAAGAAGGCCATCGACGACGAGACGCTGGACGTGACCCCCGACCATGTGCTGGTCCTGCGCAATGCCGGGCCGCAGGGCGGGCCGGGGATGCCGGAATGGGGCATGCTGCCGATCCCCAAGGCGCTGATCAAGCAGGGCCACCGCGACATGCTGCGCATCTCGGATGCGCGCATGTCCGGCACCTCCTACGGAGCCTGCGTGCTGCATGTGGCGCCCGAAAGCTTTGTCGGCGGGCCGCTGGCGCTTCTGAAAACCGGCGATATCGTGCGGCTGGACCTGCCCAACCGGCGGCTCGACATGCTGGTCGACGAGGCCGAGATCGCCCGCCGCCGGGCCGAATGGACAGCGCCGGAACCGCGCTTCGAGCGTGGCTGGGGCTATATGTTCTCGCGCCATGTGACGCAGGCCGACAAGGGGTGCGATTTCGACTTCCTCGAACGCGGCTTTGGCCGTGCCGCCGGCGAACCCGACATCTTCTGA
- a CDS encoding aldehyde dehydrogenase (NADP(+)), translating to MTFTPHGKHLIAGEWVGSDQSFASEPAHGPVHQFSVGTVDLVNRAAEAAEEAFWTYAYTTREERAAFLDAIADEIEARAEAITEIGSQETGLPEARLQGERGRTTGQLRLFASHIRDGAYLDRRHDKALPDRQPLPRPDIRVIQRPIGPVAVFGASNFPLAFSTAGGDTAAALAAGCPVVVKGHSAHPGTGEIVAEAVLAAIEKTGMPKGVFSLIQGGKRDVGTSLVQHPLIKAVGFTGSLGGGRALFDLCAQRPEPIPFFGELGSVNPMFILPHAAQARGAEIGKGWAGSLTMGAGQFCTNPGIAVIETGAAGDAFVSAAKDALAQVGPQTMLTEGIAKAYRDGQARFEGRNSVTPLLSTESKGREANPNLYETDAATYLQDHALGEEVFGPLGLVIRVSGTDDMEKLAKGFEGQLTATIHLDAEDAAEARRLLPILERKAGRVLANGFPTGVEVSEAMVHGGPYPASTNFGATSVGTLSIRRFLRPVSFQNIPEGVLPDDLQDI from the coding sequence ATGACCTTCACCCCCCACGGAAAACACCTGATCGCGGGCGAATGGGTCGGATCGGACCAGAGCTTCGCCTCGGAACCCGCGCATGGGCCGGTGCATCAGTTCTCGGTCGGCACGGTCGATCTGGTGAACCGCGCGGCCGAGGCGGCGGAAGAGGCCTTCTGGACCTATGCCTATACCACCCGCGAGGAGCGTGCCGCCTTCCTTGACGCCATCGCCGATGAGATCGAGGCGCGCGCCGAGGCGATCACCGAGATCGGTTCTCAGGAAACCGGCTTGCCCGAGGCGCGGCTTCAGGGCGAGCGGGGCCGCACCACGGGTCAGCTGCGCCTGTTCGCATCGCACATCCGCGACGGCGCCTATCTGGACCGCCGCCACGACAAGGCCCTGCCCGACCGCCAACCTTTGCCCCGCCCCGATATCCGTGTGATCCAGCGACCCATCGGCCCGGTCGCGGTCTTTGGCGCCTCGAACTTCCCGCTGGCCTTCTCGACCGCCGGTGGCGACACCGCCGCCGCGCTGGCCGCCGGATGCCCGGTGGTGGTCAAGGGCCATTCCGCCCATCCCGGCACCGGCGAGATCGTGGCCGAGGCGGTTCTGGCCGCGATTGAAAAGACCGGAATGCCCAAGGGCGTCTTCTCGCTGATCCAGGGCGGCAAGCGCGATGTCGGCACATCGCTGGTGCAACACCCGCTGATCAAGGCCGTGGGCTTCACCGGCTCGCTTGGCGGTGGGCGCGCCCTCTTCGATCTTTGCGCGCAGCGCCCCGAGCCGATCCCCTTCTTCGGAGAACTGGGCTCGGTCAACCCGATGTTCATCCTGCCCCATGCGGCACAGGCGCGCGGGGCCGAGATCGGCAAGGGCTGGGCCGGCTCGCTGACCATGGGCGCGGGGCAGTTCTGCACCAATCCCGGCATTGCGGTGATCGAGACCGGTGCGGCGGGTGATGCCTTCGTCAGCGCGGCGAAGGATGCGCTGGCGCAGGTCGGCCCGCAGACCATGCTGACCGAGGGCATCGCGAAAGCCTATCGTGACGGTCAGGCGCGGTTCGAGGGTCGCAACAGCGTGACCCCGCTGCTCTCCACCGAAAGCAAGGGCCGCGAGGCGAACCCGAACCTCTATGAAACCGATGCCGCGACCTATCTGCAGGATCACGCGCTTGGCGAAGAGGTCTTCGGCCCGCTGGGTCTGGTGATCCGGGTCAGCGGCACGGATGACATGGAGAAACTGGCGAAAGGGTTCGAGGGCCAGCTGACCGCGACCATCCATCTGGATGCCGAGGACGCCGCCGAAGCCCGCCGCCTGCTGCCGATCCTCGAGCGCAAGGCCGGACGCGTTCTGGCCAACGGCTTCCCGACCGGCGTCGAGGTCTCCGAGGCCATGGTCCATGGCGGCCCCTACCCCGCCTCGACCAATTTCGGCGCCACCTCGGTCGGCACCCTGTCGATCCGCCGCTTCCTGCGGCCGGTCAGCTTCCAGAACATCCCCGAGGGCGTGCTGCCCGACGACCTGCAGGACATCTAG
- a CDS encoding LacI family DNA-binding transcriptional regulator: MGDSDATRRRPGLPASAAVTMTTVGRMAGVSQVTVSRALSDPSKVSPETLARIHEAIRATGYVPNALAGALASRRSNLIAALVPSFTNIVYSSLLHGFSEIMRENGYQIMLSETGHDPEREQALVEALLSRRPDGVLLTGVHHAPGTRRMLIGSGIPVVEIWDISETPIDCCVGFSHAATGQAAAEFAVKAGYRRAATVTAGDARAIRRRDSFVQSFQRMTGAEVPAVDFQPGTATLAQGRAALVELLDRQGFIGGVVFCSSDQFAHGLLTEAAARGLRVPDQIAVIGFGDQDFAAHTHPALTTIRVDRAVLGEAAAGALLSRFGEGVPGPSVVDVGFQLIQRGSA, translated from the coding sequence ATGGGCGACAGCGACGCAACGCGACGGCGGCCGGGCCTGCCAGCCTCCGCAGCCGTCACCATGACGACCGTCGGGCGCATGGCGGGCGTGTCGCAGGTCACGGTGTCGCGGGCACTGTCGGACCCCTCGAAGGTCTCGCCCGAGACGCTGGCCCGCATCCACGAGGCGATCCGGGCGACCGGCTATGTGCCGAACGCGCTGGCGGGCGCGCTGGCCTCGCGCCGCAGCAACCTGATCGCGGCGCTGGTGCCGTCCTTCACGAATATCGTCTATTCCAGCCTGCTGCATGGCTTCTCGGAGATCATGCGGGAAAACGGCTACCAGATCATGCTGTCGGAAACCGGCCATGACCCCGAGCGCGAACAGGCGCTGGTCGAGGCACTGCTGAGCCGCCGCCCCGATGGCGTCCTGCTGACCGGGGTGCATCACGCGCCGGGAACGCGGCGGATGCTGATCGGCTCGGGCATTCCGGTGGTCGAGATCTGGGATATCAGTGAAACCCCCATCGATTGCTGCGTCGGCTTTTCCCATGCGGCAACGGGGCAGGCGGCTGCGGAATTCGCGGTCAAGGCGGGCTACCGGCGCGCGGCGACCGTGACCGCCGGCGATGCCCGCGCGATCCGGCGGCGCGACAGTTTCGTGCAGAGCTTCCAGCGGATGACCGGGGCCGAGGTGCCGGCGGTGGATTTCCAGCCGGGTACCGCCACGCTGGCACAGGGTCGGGCGGCACTGGTCGAACTGCTGGACCGGCAGGGGTTCATAGGTGGCGTGGTCTTCTGCAGTTCCGACCAGTTCGCCCATGGCCTGCTGACCGAGGCGGCGGCGCGGGGCCTCCGCGTACCTGACCAGATCGCCGTGATCGGTTTCGGCGATCAGGATTTCGCCGCCCATACCCATCCGGCGCTGACCACCATCCGGGTCGATCGCGCCGTTCTGGGCGAGGCGGCAGCGGGGGCATTGCTCAGCCGTTTCGGCGAGGGCGTGCCGGGGCCTTCCGTCGTCGATGTGGGCTTTCAGCTGATCCAGCGCGGCTCGGCCTGA